A single genomic interval of Deltaproteobacteria bacterium harbors:
- a CDS encoding alcohol dehydrogenase catalytic domain-containing protein, with protein sequence MIPSQMRAAVVTEPNEIVVKQVEVPRIGRGDILIRIKYCGICGTDVSILHGIYSSEFLPLIPGHEFVGHVAEVGDGVDGFEQGQPVTADINLGCGRCFYCRRNAVLMCRECRQVGIHTNGAFAEYVSVPASHVYPLSSDMPLENGALIEPVSNVVRAAKMGGMTIATSVAVIGAGPAGLLHVQMARNHGAAPIIVVGKHRERLEHARRLGADFTVLAGQDAVDNVKRVTDGRGADFVIVSVGKTEVYEEAFRFVRPGGRIMAFGIVEAAGTAQFRPFQLVLGEMSITGSCAGMGNDFFEALTLVRYNRFSLEPFTHVKIPLENIQEGFDRVVNDRATLKVLISMD encoded by the coding sequence GTGATTCCCAGCCAAATGCGTGCCGCTGTCGTAACAGAGCCCAACGAGATCGTCGTCAAGCAGGTGGAGGTCCCTCGAATCGGCAGGGGGGACATCCTGATTCGGATCAAATACTGTGGTATCTGCGGAACGGACGTCAGTATCCTTCATGGCATCTATTCCTCTGAGTTTCTCCCCCTGATCCCGGGACATGAGTTTGTCGGCCACGTGGCCGAAGTGGGCGACGGCGTGGATGGGTTCGAGCAAGGGCAACCGGTCACTGCGGACATCAACCTGGGCTGCGGCCGGTGCTTCTATTGCAGGCGTAACGCGGTCCTGATGTGCAGGGAATGCAGGCAGGTGGGCATTCATACCAACGGAGCTTTTGCGGAATATGTCTCGGTCCCTGCCAGCCATGTCTACCCCCTGTCCAGCGATATGCCGCTCGAAAATGGAGCCCTCATCGAACCTGTTTCGAACGTGGTCCGGGCAGCCAAAATGGGGGGGATGACCATCGCCACGAGCGTAGCGGTCATCGGTGCAGGTCCGGCGGGCCTCCTCCACGTCCAGATGGCCAGGAATCATGGAGCGGCTCCAATAATCGTGGTCGGCAAACATCGTGAGCGTTTGGAGCATGCCAGGCGGCTCGGTGCCGACTTCACCGTGTTGGCCGGACAGGATGCCGTTGATAACGTGAAGAGGGTAACGGACGGAAGAGGTGCCGATTTCGTCATCGTAAGTGTGGGAAAGACCGAGGTCTATGAAGAGGCCTTCCGCTTTGTCAGACCCGGGGGAAGGATCATGGCTTTCGGCATAGTCGAAGCCGCCGGCACCGCCCAATTCAGGCCTTTCCAGCTGGTCCTCGGCGAGATGAGCATAACCGGATCATGCGCTGGTATGGGCAACGATTTTTTCGAAGCCCTCACACTGGTCCGGTACAACAGATTCTCCCTGGAGCCCTTCACCCATGTCAAGATCCCCCTGGAAAACATCCAAGAGGGGTTTGACAGGGTGGTGAACGACAGGGCTACTCTCAAGGTCCTCATCTCCATGGACTAG
- a CDS encoding Ldh family oxidoreductase, with protein sequence MTGSINVAYQDLFEIGIRSLEIVGVPPDDAKTAVEVLLSADLRGIDTHGIRRLLMYVPRLRKGLINPNPTLVVETPAPALRIVQGDNGLGPVVGARGMKEAIDLAGRAGIAFVGCRDSNHFGAAAPYVLMACRREMIGIAGTNGFPSMAPWGGLERLVGNNPLAVGVPYKGGGPFVLDMAMSVSSRGRIREMAEKREKIPEGWALDSEGRPTTDPLEGLKGFVLPIGSHKGYGLALAMDVLSGVLTGAGFSAGVKSLLQQWEEPQHIGHFFVAIDPRRFMDWDVFSDRMDRLCNLIRSARRIDPRKPVLIPGEPEAQTERARRTNGIPLEPEVFENLKGLTEGRYDYDIPRF encoded by the coding sequence ATGACCGGTAGTATAAATGTGGCATACCAGGACCTGTTTGAAATAGGCATCAGATCCCTGGAGATCGTGGGTGTACCACCAGACGATGCAAAGACCGCCGTCGAGGTGTTGCTGAGCGCAGATCTGAGAGGAATCGATACCCACGGCATCCGAAGGCTGCTCATGTATGTACCGAGATTGAGGAAGGGATTGATTAATCCCAATCCGACCCTAGTCGTCGAGACCCCGGCTCCTGCCCTGAGGATCGTTCAAGGGGACAACGGGTTGGGACCGGTTGTCGGGGCAAGAGGGATGAAGGAGGCTATCGATCTGGCCGGGAGGGCAGGTATAGCCTTCGTGGGTTGCAGGGACAGCAACCATTTCGGCGCCGCGGCCCCTTATGTCTTGATGGCCTGCCGCCGGGAAATGATCGGAATAGCCGGCACAAACGGTTTTCCTTCAATGGCGCCCTGGGGTGGGTTGGAAAGACTCGTAGGGAACAACCCCCTGGCTGTCGGCGTTCCCTACAAGGGAGGTGGTCCCTTTGTGCTGGACATGGCCATGTCCGTCTCTTCAAGGGGTAGAATCAGGGAGATGGCCGAAAAGAGAGAGAAGATCCCAGAGGGCTGGGCTCTCGATTCGGAAGGGAGGCCGACAACCGATCCCTTGGAGGGACTCAAGGGCTTTGTCTTGCCCATCGGCTCTCACAAGGGGTACGGCCTCGCCCTGGCAATGGACGTTCTCAGCGGCGTTCTGACCGGGGCGGGATTCTCCGCAGGGGTCAAATCCCTCCTCCAACAGTGGGAGGAACCCCAACACATCGGTCATTTCTTTGTCGCCATCGATCCCAGGCGATTCATGGACTGGGATGTCTTCTCTGATAGGATGGACCGGCTCTGTAACCTGATCAGAAGCGCCCGAAGAATAGACCCGCGGAAACCGGTCCTGATTCCCGGAGAACCCGAGGCACAGACGGAACGAGCTCGGCGAACGAACGGAATTCCTCTTGAGCCTGAGGTGTTCGAGAACCTGAAGGGTCTCACCGAGGGCAGATACGATTACGATATACCGAGGTTCTAG
- a CDS encoding ABC transporter ATP-binding protein codes for MAYSKNTVPGKEEAARSGPAAALGQEEVLRVTGLKTYFFTREGTAKAVDGVGFSLKKNETLGLVGESGCGKTVTCLSILGLVPPPGRIVGGRVLLGDEDLLSKTEKEMVKVRGRRITMILQDPMTSLNPVFTIGNQVAEAIRIHQRLKGRHLWEKTIEILRLVRIPAPEMRLGDYPHQMSGGMRQRVVGAAALSCRPEVLIADECTTSLDVTIQAQYLSLLKEVQERLHVAIIFITHDLGIVAKMCDRVAVMYAGRIVETAPMREIFHNALHPYTDALLKSVPRLEERQRWLATIEGQPPSLLNLPPGCSFAPRCSKADDRCLVQYPPEVRVGKDHTVSCWRTV; via the coding sequence ATGGCGTACAGCAAAAACACCGTACCAGGAAAGGAGGAGGCGGCTCGGTCAGGCCCCGCTGCCGCCCTGGGCCAAGAAGAGGTTCTTCGGGTAACCGGTCTCAAGACGTATTTCTTCACCCGCGAGGGCACGGCAAAGGCCGTTGACGGCGTCGGCTTCTCCTTAAAGAAGAACGAGACCCTCGGTCTCGTGGGCGAATCGGGATGCGGCAAGACCGTGACCTGTCTGTCCATACTCGGACTCGTTCCGCCTCCCGGCCGGATCGTAGGGGGCCGGGTCTTGCTGGGTGACGAGGATCTTCTCTCGAAAACCGAAAAGGAGATGGTGAAAGTACGAGGCCGGAGGATTACGATGATCCTGCAGGATCCCATGACCTCATTGAATCCTGTTTTCACCATCGGCAATCAGGTGGCCGAGGCCATCCGGATCCACCAGAGACTCAAGGGTCGCCACCTGTGGGAAAAAACCATTGAAATCCTCCGGCTGGTGAGGATTCCCGCCCCGGAGATGCGTCTGGGTGATTATCCTCACCAGATGAGCGGCGGCATGCGACAACGGGTGGTGGGAGCGGCGGCCCTGTCGTGCAGACCGGAGGTCCTGATTGCAGACGAATGTACGACTTCCCTCGATGTCACCATCCAGGCCCAGTACTTGAGCCTCCTGAAAGAGGTGCAAGAGCGGCTCCACGTCGCCATAATCTTCATTACCCACGACTTGGGAATCGTCGCGAAGATGTGTGATCGTGTGGCTGTCATGTATGCGGGCAGAATCGTGGAGACCGCCCCCATGAGAGAGATATTTCATAATGCCCTGCACCCTTACACGGACGCTCTCCTCAAGTCGGTGCCCAGGTTGGAAGAGAGACAGAGATGGCTGGCCACGATCGAAGGACAGCCCCCATCGCTGTTGAACCTGCCACCTGGATGCAGCTTTGCCCCCCGGTGCAGCAAGGCTGATGACCGGTGTCTTGTACAGTATCCTCCTGAGGTGCGGGTTGGAAAAGATCACACGGTTTCGTGCTGGCGAACGGTTTGA
- a CDS encoding FCD domain-containing protein, with protein sequence MLPAASIKSNLKRETLVGRIVDILEERILAGELLPGSRLSEGMVASQFGVSKTPAREALQRLEEMKLVRKTHLVREVAEFSLQEFHEIYELKNVVEAFGVMQGSLNASDRDLSRIQSVLDKMNDVTDDGDLAKLRYFNSQFHDLLVGCSGNQKVIETYAMLAKQVRWTASRSLSLPERPRRSTREHQAIFQAFRLREARRVRNLMEKHTNAAMARIISRLKSEQAKKNRAGEHHDR encoded by the coding sequence ATGCTGCCGGCCGCGAGCATCAAGTCGAATCTAAAGCGGGAAACCCTCGTGGGCAGAATCGTCGACATCCTGGAGGAACGTATACTGGCGGGAGAGCTTTTACCGGGATCCAGACTGAGTGAGGGGATGGTTGCGAGTCAATTCGGGGTCAGCAAGACTCCTGCCCGGGAGGCCCTGCAGCGCCTCGAAGAGATGAAACTCGTGCGGAAGACCCATCTGGTGAGGGAGGTCGCGGAGTTCAGCCTCCAAGAGTTTCACGAGATCTATGAGTTGAAAAACGTGGTGGAGGCATTCGGAGTGATGCAGGGGTCCCTCAATGCTTCGGATCGAGACCTGAGCAGGATTCAGTCGGTTCTGGACAAGATGAATGATGTAACCGATGATGGGGACCTGGCGAAACTCAGATATTTCAATTCCCAGTTTCACGATCTTCTCGTCGGTTGTTCGGGCAACCAGAAGGTGATCGAAACATACGCCATGCTGGCCAAACAGGTCAGATGGACAGCCTCGCGATCGCTCAGCCTGCCGGAGCGCCCCAGACGTTCCACCAGGGAACATCAGGCCATCTTCCAAGCCTTCAGGCTGCGAGAGGCGAGGAGGGTCCGAAACCTGATGGAAAAGCATACAAATGCCGCTATGGCAAGGATCATTTCACGGCTGAAATCCGAGCAGGCAAAGAAAAACAGGGCCGGAGAGCACCATGACCGGTAG
- a CDS encoding glycyl radical protein — MSAQIAAGSSGKDRRAEQAGTASKSPTPSPFERTRKLNEQLLSVVPEMCVERARLVTLSYQETEGEPMIIRRAKALAKVLREMTIFIQKDQLIVGNQASRLRFSPLFPETEANYLEKELDIFPEREQDRLMVSEEVRRELEELVFPYWKGKTTEDVALKAIPAETVRIFKDEHPVFSPDIHLTGSIGHVIVDYGKVLESGIGGLKKEVEERLRAAELSDPDQQDRYFFYQAEAIVCDALVDWAHRYAAEARRLASEEKDPAWREELGRIAERCDWVPEKPARTFREAVQSFWFAHLPLYIEQNGLAVSVGRLDQFLYPYYRKDREEGRITPEQAQELLECLWIKFTEIMRAYDYDCARFYAGFSISENVVLGGQTRDGQDATNELSYLCLEAEKNTKLSQPNLAVRIHSKTPGEFLMKAVDVISMGRSKPELFNDTVGIASLMSTGVPLEDVRDYRISGCVEAVPPDANGMTNAAMSNLAKALEFALNDGRCRLSGRQIGPRTGNPREFTSFDQVRGAFEKQVAFYVKHMVASLNIIERVHARIMPLPYFSLVINDCIERGKDVTAGGARYNFTGPQGVGLATTADSLAAIKRLVFDGKRLTMEELVEALDRDFEGKEVLRRTLINRAPKYSTDDDYVDEIARDVAAIYCREVSKYRNTRGGIYRPGLYSVSANVPFGLNVGALPNGRKAKTPLSDGVSPSHHTETRGPTAIVKSVAKLDHTAVTNGTQLNMKFSPSLLSDPKGRRSLAGLIRTFFDLGGWHVQFNVVSADTLRAAQADPDAYRWLIIRVAGYSAFFVELDRGVQDDIIDRTEYGTA; from the coding sequence ATGAGCGCACAGATAGCAGCGGGTTCATCCGGAAAGGACAGGAGAGCAGAACAGGCCGGGACAGCCTCCAAATCGCCCACCCCTTCTCCTTTTGAGAGGACGAGGAAGCTCAACGAGCAACTCCTCTCCGTGGTTCCGGAGATGTGTGTGGAAAGGGCTCGTCTGGTCACTCTCTCCTACCAGGAGACAGAGGGCGAACCGATGATTATCCGCCGGGCCAAGGCCCTGGCAAAGGTTCTCCGGGAGATGACGATCTTCATCCAGAAGGATCAGCTGATCGTTGGGAATCAAGCCAGCAGGTTGCGCTTCAGCCCGCTTTTCCCTGAAACAGAAGCGAACTACTTGGAAAAAGAGCTCGACATATTCCCCGAGAGAGAGCAGGATCGCCTGATGGTTTCAGAGGAGGTCCGGCGCGAACTCGAGGAACTCGTCTTCCCCTATTGGAAGGGGAAAACCACCGAGGATGTCGCCCTGAAAGCCATCCCTGCAGAAACCGTCCGGATATTCAAGGACGAGCACCCGGTCTTCAGCCCCGACATCCATTTGACGGGGAGCATCGGGCATGTCATCGTGGACTATGGCAAGGTCCTCGAATCGGGCATAGGCGGTTTGAAAAAAGAAGTGGAAGAGAGGCTCCGGGCCGCCGAACTCTCTGATCCGGATCAACAGGACAGGTACTTCTTCTACCAGGCCGAAGCAATCGTATGTGACGCCCTTGTGGACTGGGCCCATCGGTACGCGGCTGAAGCCAGGCGGCTGGCCTCAGAGGAGAAGGACCCGGCCTGGAGGGAGGAACTCGGGCGCATCGCCGAAAGGTGCGATTGGGTGCCTGAAAAACCGGCCCGGACTTTCCGTGAAGCTGTTCAGTCCTTCTGGTTTGCGCACCTGCCCCTCTATATCGAGCAGAACGGCCTGGCCGTATCGGTGGGCAGACTCGACCAGTTCCTGTACCCGTACTATCGAAAGGACAGGGAAGAGGGGAGGATAACCCCCGAACAAGCCCAGGAACTTCTCGAATGCCTCTGGATAAAATTCACCGAGATCATGCGGGCGTACGACTATGACTGTGCCAGGTTCTATGCGGGATTCTCCATATCCGAAAACGTCGTGCTGGGAGGGCAAACCCGGGACGGGCAGGACGCCACCAACGAGCTCTCCTATCTCTGCCTCGAAGCAGAAAAAAACACCAAACTCTCCCAGCCGAACCTGGCCGTGCGCATACATTCCAAGACGCCCGGGGAGTTTCTCATGAAGGCCGTGGATGTCATCAGCATGGGCCGGAGCAAACCCGAGCTCTTCAACGACACGGTGGGGATCGCTTCTCTCATGTCGACGGGTGTTCCCCTGGAAGATGTCCGCGACTACCGCATCTCCGGATGTGTCGAGGCGGTTCCGCCCGATGCGAACGGGATGACGAACGCCGCCATGTCGAATCTGGCAAAGGCCCTGGAGTTCGCCCTCAACGACGGCAGATGCAGGCTCTCCGGCAGGCAGATCGGCCCGAGGACGGGGAATCCCAGAGAATTCACCTCCTTCGACCAAGTGCGTGGGGCGTTCGAGAAGCAGGTTGCCTTTTATGTGAAGCACATGGTCGCCTCGCTCAACATCATCGAGAGGGTCCATGCCCGGATCATGCCGCTCCCTTACTTCTCCCTTGTCATCAACGACTGTATAGAAAGGGGGAAGGATGTCACCGCAGGAGGGGCTCGATACAATTTCACGGGTCCCCAGGGGGTCGGCCTGGCAACCACAGCCGATTCCCTGGCCGCCATAAAGAGACTCGTGTTCGACGGAAAGAGGCTCACCATGGAGGAGCTGGTGGAAGCATTGGACAGGGACTTTGAGGGGAAAGAGGTCCTGCGCCGGACCCTGATCAACCGGGCCCCGAAATACAGTACCGACGATGACTATGTGGACGAGATAGCCAGAGACGTCGCCGCGATTTACTGCAGGGAGGTGTCGAAGTATCGCAACACCAGGGGGGGTATCTACCGTCCGGGTCTGTATTCCGTGTCGGCCAATGTTCCATTCGGGCTCAATGTCGGAGCACTGCCCAACGGCAGGAAGGCGAAGACCCCTCTGTCTGACGGCGTGAGCCCCTCCCACCACACAGAAACAAGGGGTCCAACGGCCATCGTCAAATCGGTGGCCAAACTCGACCACACCGCCGTAACCAACGGTACCCAGCTCAACATGAAGTTCAGCCCGAGCCTCCTGTCCGATCCCAAGGGGAGGCGGAGTTTGGCCGGCCTGATCAGAACGTTCTTCGATCTTGGGGGATGGCATGTCCAGTTCAATGTCGTTTCGGCGGATACGCTGAGAGCCGCCCAGGCAGACCCCGACGCTTACAGGTGGCTGATCATCCGGGTCGCGGGATACAGTGCCTTCTTTGTGGAACTCGACAGGGGTGTACAGGACGACATCATCGATCGTACCGAGTACGGGACCGCATGA
- a CDS encoding ABC transporter substrate-binding protein, whose product MHQSDSRRKIRTRGLVLLAVGLIFCAVFASRARAVEPEGELRIAVSAMENESLDPANGSGANNLWNQLIYDQFIGLDPHAKIDLGRGICRSYEQSADGLTWTFHLRRGIRFHTGDELTAEDVKFCWERAQEPWVVGLAGATLRKVADHIDVADRYTVVVHLKKPYLFLWSILSGNYPIGYIYPKKYVQDKGDQYFRQHPVGTGPYRLVRHEQGVSMEFEAVPGKHWRWGTPKYKKIIFKIVPEAKTRMALLRTGEVDIAPLPRDWAVKLKKEGHEVVMLPSQASVFVGYHSQWRRDNPLSREKVREALDLAINRQEIIDYVLAGFAVQTGIPAPWAAISAYMEPNMVKPYPYDPARAKTLLKEAGYPNGFDIKMVSWPKQGMAEGPKIIEAIAGYWSAIGVRPKIVPIDYGTWRKQWVENPDQGCVVGWYWVGSRIWPMSIVRALFASDGKLTYAKDPEVDRMINLVASAPDEKALKKSLWGLATYMFDHHISGTLFESAVPFGVSKKASGWFPGLLPYAWNFQQLFASRHE is encoded by the coding sequence ATGCATCAGAGCGATTCGAGACGGAAGATTCGTACAAGGGGCTTGGTCCTCCTTGCGGTGGGACTCATTTTCTGCGCGGTTTTCGCTTCCCGGGCACGAGCTGTCGAGCCCGAGGGAGAGCTGAGGATCGCCGTTTCCGCCATGGAAAACGAATCCCTCGATCCTGCCAATGGTTCCGGCGCCAATAATCTCTGGAACCAGTTGATCTACGATCAGTTCATCGGCCTGGACCCCCACGCAAAGATCGATCTGGGCAGGGGGATATGCCGCAGCTACGAGCAGAGCGCCGATGGTTTGACCTGGACCTTCCACCTGCGAAGGGGAATCAGGTTCCACACGGGGGACGAGCTTACGGCCGAGGACGTAAAGTTCTGCTGGGAACGGGCTCAAGAGCCGTGGGTCGTAGGCCTGGCCGGCGCCACCTTGAGGAAGGTAGCCGATCACATCGATGTTGCCGATCGCTACACGGTGGTGGTCCATCTGAAGAAGCCCTATCTCTTCTTATGGTCGATCCTTTCCGGAAACTACCCGATCGGGTACATCTATCCGAAGAAGTACGTCCAGGACAAGGGCGACCAGTACTTTCGCCAGCATCCCGTCGGCACCGGGCCTTACAGGCTGGTCCGTCACGAGCAGGGTGTCTCCATGGAATTCGAGGCGGTGCCGGGCAAACACTGGCGTTGGGGCACACCGAAGTACAAGAAAATCATATTCAAAATCGTACCGGAGGCTAAGACCCGCATGGCCCTGCTACGCACGGGCGAGGTGGACATCGCCCCGCTGCCCAGGGATTGGGCCGTAAAACTCAAGAAGGAGGGCCACGAGGTGGTAATGCTTCCCTCACAGGCGTCGGTCTTCGTGGGCTACCACAGCCAGTGGCGCCGCGACAATCCGCTCTCCAGAGAGAAGGTGCGAGAGGCCTTGGATCTGGCTATCAACCGGCAGGAGATCATCGACTATGTTCTGGCAGGCTTTGCCGTACAGACCGGGATTCCCGCCCCTTGGGCGGCCATATCCGCATATATGGAGCCCAACATGGTTAAGCCCTATCCCTATGACCCGGCTCGGGCCAAGACCCTCCTGAAGGAGGCCGGCTACCCGAACGGTTTTGACATCAAGATGGTGTCGTGGCCCAAGCAGGGGATGGCCGAGGGGCCCAAGATCATCGAGGCCATTGCCGGCTACTGGAGTGCGATCGGCGTGAGACCGAAGATCGTGCCCATCGACTACGGAACGTGGCGCAAGCAGTGGGTCGAGAATCCTGACCAGGGTTGCGTGGTCGGCTGGTACTGGGTTGGCTCCCGTATCTGGCCCATGTCGATCGTCAGGGCGCTTTTTGCATCCGACGGCAAGCTCACATACGCCAAGGATCCCGAGGTAGACCGGATGATAAACCTGGTTGCGTCCGCACCCGACGAGAAGGCCCTGAAGAAATCTCTCTGGGGGCTGGCCACCTATATGTTCGATCATCATATAAGCGGTACCCTTTTCGAGTCGGCTGTACCCTTCGGGGTTTCCAAGAAAGCCTCCGGCTGGTTCCCGGGTCTGCTGCCCTACGCCTGGAACTTCCAGCAGCTCTTTGCCAGCCGTCACGAATAA
- a CDS encoding ABC transporter permease, with amino-acid sequence MAARLGDAFKSAISLFNLKAQEETRARQTVAWLLLVGTVIAGIVASPSFTRPYNIMNVLRQAVALGLVGIGQTFVILGGGFDLSVGSTINLTSCLAAGIMDGRAQMVLPALVVTLAVGISIGLANGIIISYLKVPPLIATLGLMTILQGAVLLYTHEPVGMITPGYDYISEGYVGFVPFPVIAFAALFALGVFTLRRTTFGRHLYATGESEDIAHQSGIKTHRVRFVTYIICSLSATFSALFLVARCGSGDPLLGVGYEFDSITVAIIGGTSLAGGRGGLNGTLAGVFIMSILNNILNLMGVFSWWQWVVKGGHTDRGPVHLSDTAVATRGFQRSPGPIHLDDLLSIESTGSETG; translated from the coding sequence ATGGCAGCAAGATTAGGAGATGCGTTCAAGAGCGCGATTTCGCTCTTCAACCTCAAGGCCCAGGAAGAGACCAGGGCCAGGCAGACCGTGGCCTGGCTGCTGCTGGTGGGCACGGTGATAGCGGGGATTGTGGCCTCCCCGAGTTTCACACGCCCCTACAACATCATGAACGTCCTCCGCCAGGCCGTGGCACTGGGATTGGTCGGGATAGGACAGACCTTCGTCATTCTCGGTGGGGGGTTCGATCTTTCGGTGGGATCGACCATCAACCTCACGAGTTGTCTCGCAGCCGGCATAATGGACGGCAGGGCGCAGATGGTCCTTCCGGCCCTGGTTGTCACCCTGGCAGTGGGGATCTCAATCGGCTTGGCGAACGGGATCATCATCTCCTATCTCAAGGTCCCCCCTCTGATAGCGACTCTTGGACTGATGACCATACTCCAGGGGGCCGTACTGCTGTATACCCATGAGCCGGTGGGTATGATCACCCCGGGCTATGACTATATCTCCGAAGGGTATGTGGGATTCGTGCCTTTCCCTGTGATCGCCTTTGCCGCCTTGTTTGCTCTCGGGGTCTTTACTCTCAGGCGGACCACCTTCGGGCGCCACCTGTATGCCACCGGAGAGAGCGAGGATATCGCGCACCAGTCGGGGATAAAGACACACAGGGTAAGGTTCGTCACTTACATCATCTGCAGTCTATCGGCCACGTTCTCCGCTCTTTTCCTGGTGGCCCGGTGTGGATCCGGCGACCCGCTCCTGGGAGTGGGCTACGAATTCGACTCTATCACGGTTGCCATCATCGGGGGTACAAGCCTCGCCGGGGGCCGCGGCGGCCTAAACGGCACCCTGGCCGGGGTGTTTATCATGTCCATATTGAACAACATACTCAACCTAATGGGTGTATTCAGCTGGTGGCAGTGGGTGGTCAAGGGGGGCCATACTGATCGTGGCCCTGTCCACCTATCGGATACGGCAGTAGCCACCCGTGGTTTCCAGCGGTCTCCCGGACCGATTCATCTCGATGACCTCCTTTCGATTGAGTCGACCGGATCTGAGACCGGATGA
- a CDS encoding ABC transporter permease, producing MQRFILSRIFQGFLTVWVVVSVVFILGRTTGDPVELMLALEATEQQRVEVRKSLGLDRPLIVQYGIYMARLARLDLGESIISKIPIRPLLADRLVKSLQLAGFSMLVTLVFAFPLGVVAAVRRGSRVDMVARLIAVLGQSLPHFWVGLILMEIFAVRLRWLPVGGAESLKSYVLPGFTMGWFITAGIMRLLRSSMLEVLNSDYVLFAKVKGVPPSGVVWKHALRNALLPVVTFSGMYFALLIGGAVVIETVFAWPGIGRLAYLAVVDRDFTVIQGVVVVIALIVALVNLIVDIVYYWIDPRIRMTKA from the coding sequence ATGCAGCGTTTCATACTTTCCAGAATCTTCCAGGGGTTTCTCACCGTCTGGGTGGTTGTCTCGGTGGTGTTTATCTTGGGCCGTACCACGGGCGATCCCGTGGAGCTCATGCTCGCCCTGGAGGCAACAGAACAGCAGCGGGTCGAGGTGCGCAAGAGCCTGGGGCTGGACCGTCCCCTGATCGTTCAGTACGGGATATATATGGCCCGGCTGGCACGTCTCGATCTCGGAGAATCCATCATTTCCAAAATCCCTATCAGGCCTTTGCTGGCCGACCGCCTCGTAAAATCGCTCCAGCTCGCCGGTTTTTCCATGCTTGTCACCCTGGTTTTTGCCTTCCCTCTGGGTGTCGTAGCGGCTGTCCGGAGAGGGTCGCGGGTGGACATGGTGGCAAGGCTTATTGCGGTCTTGGGGCAGAGTCTTCCCCATTTCTGGGTGGGACTGATCCTGATGGAGATCTTCGCAGTCCGCCTGCGATGGCTGCCTGTGGGCGGAGCCGAGAGCCTGAAGTCGTATGTCTTGCCTGGATTCACCATGGGTTGGTTCATCACCGCAGGCATCATGCGGCTTCTCCGCTCGAGCATGCTGGAGGTTCTCAACAGCGACTATGTCCTGTTTGCCAAGGTCAAAGGGGTTCCGCCTTCAGGGGTGGTCTGGAAACACGCACTGCGCAACGCCCTCCTGCCCGTGGTGACCTTCAGCGGTATGTATTTTGCGCTCCTTATCGGTGGAGCCGTGGTGATAGAAACTGTCTTTGCCTGGCCGGGGATCGGGCGGCTCGCCTACCTGGCCGTGGTCGACCGCGACTTCACCGTGATCCAGGGCGTCGTCGTGGTAATAGCTCTCATCGTGGCTTTGGTGAACCTGATAGTCGATATCGTGTACTACTGGATCGATCCGCGTATCCGGATGACCAAAGCGTAG
- a CDS encoding ABC transporter permease, translating to MYVFRDPRFVFPATVAFIIVIVAVAAPWIAPHGYYEMSLPNRLRPPFWQERGSLEYPLGTDSLGRDVLSRMIGGTRISLVASMLSILIGAVIGISVGMVSAYRGGMTDAVLMRVCDGFLSFPMILLALILAIATGPGMRTVVLAIGLVVWARYARVIRSETLSIKERDFVIYARMIKSSQFRILMRHLLPNMVGSILVLATLQVGWAIVVEASLSFIGAGIPPPQPSWGAMVAAGREYIGMAWWLTFFPGTAIAVTVLAFNFLGDWLRDHLDPKMREL from the coding sequence ATGTATGTGTTTCGTGACCCCAGGTTTGTATTCCCGGCAACGGTTGCATTTATCATCGTCATAGTTGCTGTTGCGGCCCCCTGGATCGCGCCTCACGGCTACTACGAGATGTCGCTGCCGAACAGGCTGCGCCCGCCCTTTTGGCAGGAAAGGGGCAGCCTGGAATACCCTCTCGGCACGGACAGCCTGGGTCGAGACGTTTTGAGTCGAATGATCGGAGGAACAAGGATATCTCTGGTCGCCTCGATGCTTTCGATCCTTATCGGTGCCGTGATCGGTATATCGGTCGGTATGGTCTCGGCCTACCGGGGAGGCATGACCGATGCGGTCCTGATGAGGGTATGCGATGGATTCCTCTCCTTTCCAATGATCCTCCTGGCCTTGATTCTGGCCATCGCCACCGGACCCGGCATGCGCACGGTGGTTTTGGCGATCGGACTGGTTGTCTGGGCACGTTATGCCCGGGTCATCCGGAGCGAAACACTGAGTATCAAGGAGAGGGATTTTGTGATCTATGCCCGGATGATCAAATCATCGCAATTCAGGATCTTGATGCGTCACCTCCTGCCCAACATGGTGGGAAGCATCCTGGTGCTCGCTACCCTCCAGGTGGGTTGGGCCATTGTGGTCGAGGCATCCCTTTCGTTTATCGGCGCGGGCATTCCTCCTCCACAACCCTCGTGGGGCGCAATGGTTGCGGCAGGCAGGGAGTACATCGGCATGGCCTGGTGGCTGACTTTCTTCCCGGGAACGGCGATCGCCGTCACGGTCCTGGCTTTCAATTTCCTTGGGGATTGGCTGAGGGACCATCTCGATCCGAAGATGAGGGAACTCTGA